Genomic DNA from Chlorocebus sabaeus isolate Y175 chromosome 6, mChlSab1.0.hap1, whole genome shotgun sequence:
GGCTGTAGGCTGAGTTGTAAATGATGAATAAATGTCAGCCAGGTGCGAGAGGGGAGCAGGGGTAGAAGACGAAATGCAGAGGAGAGGGAGTATTGGGCAGAAGCCAAACTGTCAGCAAAGCTGCAGGACAAGAAACGTATGTGTCAGAGACAAATAGGCAAGTTGCTGTTAGGAAAGTGTAAAGTGTGAGGCCAAACCAGAAATGTCAGCGACAAAGAGGTCTTAAAGGccgagacagagaaggagagatcATTTTCAAAGGGGCAGCAGATGAGAGACACAGCTGACTTTTCTCCTGTGATAATAGAAGCAAGATATAGTGGAATGCGGAATAGTTCAAGATATCGAAAGAAAATGCCTGCCAATACAGCATTCCAAacttggcaaatttttttttttttttttttttttttttttttttttttttttttttttttttttgagacagagtctcactctgtggcccaggctggagtgcagtggcacaatctcagctcactgcagcctccgcctcctgggttcaggtgactctcctgcctcagcctcttgagtagctgggattacaggtggacacTACCAAAactggctatttttgtttttttgtattttcagtagacagggtttcaccgtgttggcctggctggtctaaaacttcttccctcaagtgatctgcccaccttggcctcccaaagtgctgggattacagacatgagccaccatgtctggccaaaatATTTTTCGACTATGAAGGGAGAGAGAAcgcgagagaaagagagagaaagtgagagaggaaACCAAGGATGTTTGCTACCAGAAAACCAATTCTAAAGAGGTTTCTAGaatatatttcaggaaaaaagattCTAGATGGAAGAATACTAACAGAGTGTAAGGAATAAAGAATAGAGACGATggtaaatatgtatgtaaatcAAAACGAGCAGTGAAtgtacaaaataaaaccaaacatcacGATGATATCTTTGGGGGCTCAAAAATATAGAATTGgtatttcattaataataaaatgCCACTAATACTAAGATGCATAATTTATATATcacctaagggaaaaaaaatgttgcCAGTTAAACTATTAAGAACTAATATCGTCCTGAACAGCACATGAATCATTCCATGTCatgttaatttaaattttaaaaatgtcttctaaaGGATTAAGCAATTTCTTCTGATTTCATTTGCACTGACAGTTTATGGTAAATTACccttttgctttttatcttaCAACAAAAAGTAACATGGCTTCATCCACATGTGGGTATCTTTCTTTCCTAGGTTCTATAAAGCACCAGATTGttgctctacaaaaaaatacggAATATGGTCATTTCCCAAACAAATGTTACAGGTGTCCCAAGAATGAAAGGTATGCTTCCTCTTTTACTTCTGTGCCCTTCTGTATACACAATAACTTTGTTTCCGTACCAGCTAATAATGTAATACATTTGCAAATGTTTGAAAAGGCAATAAATTAAACATGTATCAATgaacaaataattcaattaaagcGATAATATGAACAGCAATGACAGAGTTCATGCACCTGCAGGCAATGACAACTTTATCAGGACTGCCACCTGGGACTAACAGCAACTATAAATCACCATCAAATGAAGACATACCTCTACTTTGGAGATGTTCGAATGTGAAATAACACGTATATTGGGATTGATAAAATGCCACAAAGAATGTTATGAAAATAGCATGTAAGTTGTGAGGAGGAGAGCTAGAGTTCAACTGTTCTAAGGTCTTTATATTATCTGGAGGAGGGTAAAGGTTTTATACTTTGAAATTCTCAAATATATACTTTGATAACTGAAGTACAGATGTTGTGATTTCTGGGTAACCagtaaaagaatatttaaaaaacgTATAATCACATAATTTTCAActagcagaaagaaaagaatggattGATAAAAATACCCAGCCAATCCAAATGAAGACaagtaaagggaaaaaagaaacatatggaACAAGCTGGGATGGTATATTGAAATGCCATCAGTGTTTAAATGCACCAGTAATTACATCAAGTAAAGTAATTTAAATCCGATTTTAAAATTACCAGactaaaaaaagtcaaaatcattTGCTGATTACGAAACATATATCTAAACTTTAAGATCACAGATTGAGAGTAGATGTAAAAGAAGGAGCTGGTGGAGCTATACTAATATCTGACAGAATAGGCTTTAATACAAAggtgaagaagaaaaatggtttCTGATATAAGGGAGATACTtgtatgaactttttttttttttttttttttaagacagagcctgtcagtctgttgcccaggctggagtgcaggagcatgatctcggctcactgcagcctccgcttcttgggttcaagccattctcctgcctcagtctcccaaatagctgggattacaggcacacgccaccaagcccggctaattttttatttttagtacagatgggatttcaccaggttggccaggctggtctcacactcctgacctcaagtgatccacctgccttggcctcccaaagggctggtgtgagccaccacgctcggccttgtatgcacattttaaaatagacttgAAGCTAATGACATGGCCTcaagatttataaagcaaaaactgacagaatttcaagaagaaacaaacaaatccacaatcatggtgggagatTTAAAAACACCTATCTCTTATCATTAGAGCAGGCAGGCAATTAAGTCGGTACAAGTAGAGAAGATTTAAACAACACGATTAATGAATTTGATTTAaagggtatatatgtatatgtatgtgtttgtgtacacacacacacacacacagacatatatactGCATTCAACAggcacagaatatacattcttttcaagttcacatggaatatttataaaaactaaacaaaaaatgtgttacaaagaaaataaagaattgaaatcatgCATTGTATATTTTCTGACCTTATTGGGTTTaagctaaaaatttaaaaacagagtaATGTGCCTAAGAAACTCAAAGGTCAGGATGGgggcggcggctcacgcctgtaatcccagcactttgggaggccaaggcaggcggatcacctgaggtcgggagttcgagaccagcctgaccaacatggagaaaccccgtctctactaaaaatacaaaaaaattagccgggcgtgctggcacatgcctgtcatcccagctactaggttgactgaggcaggagaatcgcttgaacctgggaggcggaggtggtagtgagccaagatcgcgccattgcactccagcctgggcaacaagagcaaaactctggtctcaaaaccaaaccaaaccgaacaaaacaacaacaacaaaaaatactcaTGCATCAAAAAAACATAATGGAAATTAGAAATATTGTAACCAAATGATAATGAAATCTCTATATTAAAATTTGTGAGATGCAGCTAAAGTCAtgctcagagggaaatttatggcccTAAATACGAatactgaaaaagaagaataactgAAAGTTAACAACGTAAgaatccatttttaaaaggtagacaaggccgggggcggtgggccacacctgtaatcccaacagcactttgggaggctgaggtgggttgatcacttgagcccaggagttggaaacttgcctggacaacatggtgaaatcctgtttctgcaaaaaatacaagaattagccaggcgtggtggcacacacctgtagtcccagctactgaggaggctgaggtgggagggtcatgaGCCCAGGaaagtggaggctacagtgagctgtgattgctccactgtactccagcctgggtgagagagggagaccctgtctcaaaaaacaaacagacaaacaaacaaacaaacaaacaaaatagacaaagcaaaataaactggAAGAAAGTATGAGGAAGGAAATGGAGAACATAAATAAAGGGAGTAGGCTTTGGGAAAGGCTGCTGATGAATTTGAACTTTGATACTCACAACAAGAGGACGAGGCAGAAGAAGAGCAATGAGAATGCAATGGCTCCATACACAATGCCCTGGATTAATCCTTTCACGAACATACTGGAAACTGATTTCTTATCTGGAATTGGAGGGAAGCGAGATTGACTTTTCTCCAAAGGCTTTGAAGTCGGAGCTAAAACTCTCTACCCTTTCCACTGGCCCTGTGCCCATCCACATCTGGTCCTTAGGTGTTCTTTCCAGCTCAGTCACTAGGTCCCTGGATACTCACTTGGTATCAGGAAGAAGCTGGAAGTGTGAATTCCATATTGGTTCTTCCCCTCACAGCGAAGTCTCATGACTATTTCTGGCTCCCCGATGAGGTTGATGGTGCTGTTGGCCCAGGGGACACGTGTGGAAGAAGTCACCTGGAGGATGTTATCCATGCTGTTCACATCCACAGGGACACCTCCCATCCACCACTGCACGGAGGGCGTGGGGATCCCATGGAAGGAACAGCTGCACAGAACTGTCTTCTCCAAAGAACAAGAGGAATTGAACAACCTGGCAGGTGCTGTGTGGAGGAAGAATCGGGGATCATCAAGATGTCCTGATTTTGCTTCTCTACTTCCCCTAAGACCCAGCCTTCTCTTTACTCACTATTCACAGGGAGCTTCAGAAAGACTTTCTGGCAACCCAGAGTGGGGCTGGGACTCAAAACAGTCCCCTTTCATCCTCTCTCCACATCTGCCTCCGACTTGGGTTCAGCTGCTACCTCTGACCTTTCAGCCCCAAAGGCCAGGGGGAACATGTGACAGCTCCTAAGATTTCTTTCCCTCTGGGGCTCAGGTCTTTTCTTGAGCCCACTATTTCTCAGGATCCTGCCTGTGCCCCCAGCACTTACAGACCACTTGGAGCTTGACCAAGCTACTTCTGGTCACGTTGGCTAGGGAGAAGTTCAAGTGACATCCAAGGGTGTTGCCATGGTCCTCAGGCCTCAGGATGAAGTGCAGCACCGAGGAGGAGCTGCTGGAGGCGGCTGGGTTCTTCCGGGAGTGAAAGAGAGCTTTGATTTCTTTGCAGGTGCCTTTCAGGGTACAGTTCAAGGTCACAGGTTTCTCAGCCAAAAGAATCTCTGGGATGTGGAGCTCTGGCTTTTGGGTTAGGTCTGGAGAAGAGAGAAGTAGACCCAAACTTTGGGGAAAAAGGGACCCTCATGGACACTTCACTGATGCACAGCATTTCCAGGTTACAAAGTGCTCCCCGCCCATTAGCTCATTTGCAACCCCCTCACCTCCCCAACAGCCTTGTGAAACCTGGGATTGTTGGGGTTGAATGGTTTTTCACAAATAGATTTCCTTTCTCTGTGTGGAAGGGGAACAGCCCAGCGTCCAGGTGATCAAACTGAAGAGAACTACTCAATGTGGTAGAGCTTGAACCTGAACTCTGGTCTTCAAAGACTGAGGGTGAGTAGTTTTCTGACGATCTACATTGTAGAATGAGGATTCTACATTCTGGCCCCTTACCTGAGCCCCAGACTAGATGTGCTAGTGGTaactcctcctctgcctcccttttcCAGCCCAATTCTCCCCCTAGACTCTGCCCCTTCCCAGCCCAGTCTGTGATCATTTCCTCTCTATTTTGTATTGGTTGGATGATACAGGGTGAGTCGCTTCTCTTTTTGCCATTTCTATTTGGAAAAGTAAAGTTACCTATTATACTGATCTCATTGCATCATTGGAAAACTCAAATACCTGAGGTTTTGTAAAGCCCAGTGCCCATCAAGTAAAAACCACATAATCACCAGAACCACGGTTGGATTTCCTTCTTTCCAAACCACTTATTGGATGATATTGAACATCACCTGACACAAAGAGTTTGATATTCTCCCCCAGGAAAGCACTTTTTTGTTCTCCTAGATCTGCATAGAATAAATACGTCGCACTGTTCCCTTTGAGAATATCATGGATGAGTAGGGTACAGTCTTCTTCATCAAGATTCCCAGTCATGGAAAATCTGTCCTTGGTGTTATCACCAACGGTAGCATTGGGTTTATTTGTAGCTACAAGGGAGCTGACGTTTTTGTTGAGCCAGTAGCCCATGATCATGGAATTGCTTGGGAGTTCTTTGGGAAATTCAAATGCACAAGGGATTGTCGTGCACAGCCCCTCTTCCACTGGTATCTTCTTGATTTCCATCAAAACCTGAGAAAGTAACCCTGTAAGGAGAGATCCAAGTTGAAAAACAGACCCACCTACCATACTCTTGTATTATATCTGTGCATTAAAAGAGTCACCTTACCTAAGAAAGGCTTGACACTTGTCCAGCTCCTACGAGGTGATCTCTAAACCCTTGCGATATCCTGCCTGATAGGAGTGTCTTTGTTTACCTGAGACCTTGGACTTCATCAGTTGATGCTAACACTCTGGTTTATGGTGGGACCCCTGGATCCTGGGGCATCAGCTTGACCTCTGGAGGGGCTGAAGACTAAGCTAAGTCAGTGACCAGACCCacaataaaaaccctggacacCAAGGCTTGGGTGCACTTCTCTTCTTGGCATGTCTGTGCATGTCACCACACATTGTTGCTGAAAGAAGTAAGCTCTGTTGGTGCAACACTACTGGGAGAGGCCAGCTGAAAGCTCATGCCTGCTCTCTCCTGAATCCTGCCCTAGGCACCTCTTCCCTGTACTGATTTTCATCTGTATTCTTTTGCTATAATCAACTGCAATCATGAGTAAAACAGTTCTGCTGAATTTTGGGTCCTTCTTGTCGATCACTGAATCAGAAGCGTCTTGGGGACTCCTAAATTGCATCACCCCAATCTAGTCTGCTGGATTTTTTATTGCTCTTCTTGTTGGTATTAATTGTATCTCGTGATCTTGGCCATGTTGCATcatttctgaatctcagtttctcagTCAGAGAAATGGGTACAATAATACCAATGTTACAATATTGTGATAATTAAGGACAATACCTACAGAGGCACGTGGCCCCCTGCAATGACTGCAGATTGTGACTTCAGTCACATTCCACTACAGGGGACCATGTCACAGTGAACAGTTAGTGAATAATTGTGCTCGCCACCCATTAGCTCATTTGGAACCCCCTCCCTCCCCGACAGCCCTGTGAAACCTAGGACTGTTGTGGTTGAATGGTTTCCACAAATAAACTTCCTTTCACTGTATAGACGGGGAACACCCCATTGTCCAGGTGAGCAAACTGAAGAGAATTACTCAAGGTGGTAGAGCTTGAACCTGAACTCTGGTCTTCAAAGACTCAGGGTTTCTTGAGGATCTATATTGTAGAATAAagattctacatttttttttttttttttttttttttagacagagtcttgctgtcacgcagggtgaagtgcagtggcacgatcttggctcacttcaacacccactcctgggttcaagcaattctcccaactcagcctccccagtagctgggattacaggtgcccactaccacacctggctaattgttctacttttagtagagacagggtttcaccatgttggccaggctggtctctgactcctgacctcaggtgatctgcccaacttggcctcccgaattgctgggattagaggcatgagccactgtgcttggccaagtACCTAATTTTTTATGTTCTCACCTCTTCATCTGACTTCAGCCCTGTCTGCCTTCCACCCCTACCCACCCTCACCTCCCCAAGATACCTCCACACTGCCTCTCCTTCTACTTACCCAACCATAGCAGCGGCAGTGCCATCAGCCCCAGCGAG
This window encodes:
- the LOC103235547 gene encoding sialic acid-binding Ig-like lectin 5, with protein sequence MTGNLDEEDCTLLIHDILKGNSATYLFYADLGEQKSAFLGENIKLFVSDLTQKPELHIPEILLAEKPVTLNCTLKGTCKEIKALFHSRKNPAASSSSSSVLHFILRPEDHGNTLGCHLNFSLANVTRSSLVKLQVVSPARLFNSSCSLEKTVLCSCSFHGIPTPSVQWWMGGVPVDVNSMDNILQVTSSTRVPWANSTINLIGEPEIVMRLRCEGKNQYGIHTSSFFLIPNKKSVSSMFVKGLIQGIVYGAIAFSLLFFCLVLLLMKMLNWWEEHQSPKTKEGLTLKKPELLEEPEVPRMPEADISPDRAGGKSLGQSQAGHQITGPQARVSKPIPWQNHREALVLDGESQAPSPPHTRCYICQNKVPQTGWLERQILIFSPSGDWNSQVKVPTAKLPSEASLLGPQMLSSPRVPTGSSLCVCLGPNFLPL